DNA sequence from the Siniperca chuatsi isolate FFG_IHB_CAS linkage group LG3, ASM2008510v1, whole genome shotgun sequence genome:
TGAGTTGCACtataggatccagtgttttttgaCTAATACTCCTGTGCGCCTGAAGCTTGACATGCAAAACATATTAAAGTTCCCCTTTATGTAGTTGGCAACAGGCAGTATTGTTGATACTGATATTTCCAGGCCAGACTGGCCAAAAGCAGAACTGGAGGTGTGGCTTGCAGCACTTCTACATTCTACATGTTCAGGAGTCACTATGTCAAAGTCATGAAAGATAGTTACATTCTTTGGTTGTGATATAACTGCAAATGcatagttaataataataattattattattattattattattataataacctGCAACACTGATGTTCCTGGTGACTGTAAATAAGGCACTCAGCGGATATCACTTTGGCAGTGACAGCAGGGTCCCATCTTTGGGTTAGATTTTTTAGTCTCAAGTCTACAGCTCGGATATATGATATTAAGTAAATTTCCAATGTATGAATGACCTTGACTTTACCTACTTTGTCACATAATGCAATCCGAGTGCTTCTAACTAAAGTGATTCTTTCATCGCAGCTTATACTGTCTCATACTGTACTATGAGCAGGGGCACAAGGGGTTCATGTAACTAAAACAAGCTGCCACCATCTTTGCTAATACAGCACATGGGTGTGGATTGAGTGGctcttttatgtttgtgttaaCTCTGCTTTGCAGTGGAGGAGACTGCCTGTCTAAAGGTCAGAGAGTAAAGTAGCAATTTAATACCACAAACTAGATAACACATATGATGCCGGCTCTGTAAGATATCACATACATCTGCACATGCGTTGGGGCAGGATTTAAGAAAACATTGAAATAAGATGGCGTACCTTTGGGGAAAACtgtgtccaccactttggtccagactgaaatatgtcaacaactaTTAGACGCATTGCCATGCAATCTGGTACTGACATTTATGGTGCCGAAAAGacgaatcctaatgactttggtgatcccctgacttttcctcttgctccaccatgaggttaacatttgtggtttttagtgaaatgtctcaacaactattagatggattgccatgagatTTGGTACATATAATCATGTTCtcctcaagatgaattgtaatgacttttttaatcccttaactttttatctagtgccatcatcaggtcaaatgtttattttgtccaatactttggtttatgattaaatacctgcaaagctaatgacactcccatcagcctcagctgtactttgtgtttagggcTACTTAGCAAATGCTAATTCagtaaactaagatggtgaatatggtaaacatacttgctaaacatcagcatgttagcgttgtcatttttgagtatgttagcattctgacattagcatgtagctcaaaacactgctgtgcctcagtacagcctcagagCCACTAGCACGGCTGTAGATTGTTGTTATAACCTTTCATTTAAACTGGAAAATCTCACTGAGATTAAGATTTCATTTTCAAGCAagacataaatatatttataacgCCATATAACTGCAGAATTGAACATGTACAATACAGCAAGATGCCAGAGGACAATGTTATACGTTTGATACAGAAAGAGCAAAAAGCAGCAGTATTGAAATATCTGTCCATTTATTCAAAAGGGAAAGAGGTTGTTTGTTTCGTTCATATACAGTAGTGGTACTTTAAGATCACAAATAGACAACCATCACAGtgaaattgtttcagctgtcgTGACAtgacacacgcgcgcacacaaaAACCCAGCCACATATTGTAATGTAATGAGGGAGCTGCCCTTCAATGTGGAAATGTCAGTATGCCACTAAAGGATACAGTGACaggcgctctctctctctctctctctctctctctctctctctctctctctctcatatgcACCCACTCACTGCACTATAGTAAATTATTCTGCCTGGAGCCACAGGAGGTTGTGTACAGGGTGAGTCACACTGCCCTCACAGcagcatgcacgcacacacacacacacacacggtgccTACCGTAATGTTTCTTGACTTGTAGTAAATGTGTAGAAACTACGTGAGTGACCACTCACAAGTCAGCAGAGCTTTTAGTTTTATCTCTAGCTTCATCTGCTCACCTGTGCGCTGACGCACTGACGTCAAAGCAACACAGTGGACAACATTCGCTCCTTGACTCCATTCTGTTGGTTTAAGGGATCCAGATAGAGAGGAATAATACTGCTTTGTCTCGGCTCATAAAACATCCGAATTATTTTGAGTACACACACGTGCAGGAATTTGTCTTGCGTTTATATTCACAGCGGAACAGGTGGATGTTTCACAAAGGTCTCTGCAGAATGCAAACACTTTGCTGCCACTTTCACATTGTGATTCAACATACTTGCACAAGGATGGTGGTTGCTGAtgtgtcctgtgtgtttttgttacaggaaaacaacattttttttattagctttACGTTGATCTACAAAGAGACGTTAGCCATTAAAATCAACAGAGTTTGCATACAATAACCTGTGATGGTCAATAAAGGCACACCTTCATAtcggtggttcccaacctttatGGCTTTTGATGCCTTAAAACAGTGCTTCTCAACATGGGGGTCAGGACCTTTCCAAGGGAACACAAGCTAAATCTGGGGGGATCAtgaaatgattaaaagaaaacatttaaatttaaaaaggcctctacaaattaattcaaataaaCGTAGCTGTGGCTACAGGCCGCACGCCAACCAGCCAAGCTCTCAGCTGTACGAGGCTGTACTTTTAGCTAAATGAACGTCAGCATGCTCACACTGCCATtcttaacatgctgatgtttacccGGTACAGTGTTTACCATgctcaacatcttagtttagtgttagCATGCCAgcgtttgctaattagcactaaacacaaagtacagctgaggctgatgggaatgttgttagttttgcaggtgttttgGTCATagaccaaagtattggacaaactgaaattctgACCTTATGATGGCGCAGGTTTAAAAGTTAAGGCATCACCAATGTtaatacaattcatcctgaggggaaaattcatttctgtatgaaatttcatgccaatccatctaatagttgttgggacatttcagtttggaccaaagttgtgtaaaaaaaaaaaaaatttcattggAAACGCAAAAACCTTTAACCTTCTGGTGGCGCTGGATGAAACGTCGGGATCGTCAGAGTCAGTACGATTCATCCTGTGGAGGCCGTGAGTGTCTTCACAAAacagttgtcgagacatttcaatCTGAATCAAAATGGCGGCCTGACCGACGGACATTGCCATgcctagagccacgctgctaacGTGGCTAAAATGTCAGGAACCactgtgtgtacttgtgtttcATGGTTTGCGTGTTTACAGGTAGTGTGCAGTATCAACGtatcatttaaatacatttcacagacatgaagaggtaaaactgtccaatatttcacaaaaaagattagagagaaaaaaatgacacaatagCTATAATTATGTGTTGCTTAATTATGTGTTTCTTcaatctcatgacccctcacgTTTATGCCACGACCCCTAAGGGAGCTGCAAACCACAGGTTGGGAACCGCTGCTTCATACTGTAGTTATACAATTATAAATTTGATTCCAGCCCAAAATATTATGAGTTAGTTCTATCAGTTTAGAAAAGTACAACGTACTACATGGAAAATAACCCTGAACACTGACGTACCGTTAGTGACGATAAGTTGTTATCAAAGTGACCTGGGTGCTGTTACAACATCCAAACTGAGGAAGTTATTATTgcaaaacgcacacacacacgcacgcacgcacgcacggcGGCACACACTCATCACATTTGTGCATTCATGCAGTCATTGTTGTGTGAGGGTGTGACAATCTCCAGATAAGTCAGTACAGTTTATCTATTAGCAATATATCTGCCACACACtccgcttgtgtgtgtgtgtgtgtgtgtgtgtgtgtgtgtgcgcgactGAGAGAGCAGCGGTTTGGATTGCGCAGTGTATGCCTCTCCCTCAACAGCACGTGAGCTGTAATACTCCATATGGCCTGATGACGTCTATACTTCctaatctctctctgtgtctctctctccctccccgaGGCTTTATAGGCAGCAGTGAACAGTGGGAAGTCAGATTCCTGcattcacacagagacaaacacatcTGCCACTGTCTCCTGTTACAGGGAAAACACTTTGAGCGTAGCCAGGAAGCTTAAATTAGCTTagacataaacatacagtatcagtATACAGTGTTAGCGTTAAAAGGAGGCGTTAAGGACTCAAGTGCAGGGTGGACGTAGCTGTGGACTGTGATGGAGACTATGGGTAAGAGGCAGCTGTTCTTTGTTTCACTGTAGATGAGGTCATGTTGGGATGTACAGTATCTGCTGTATATACATGACTGGTGTCATTTTGAATGTACAAAATCAAAGATCAGAGGTGGAAGGTGTTACAGTGGAGCAGAGCGGGGATTTAATCACCATATTCAGTCTGGCTGGTGCTGGCATGTACATGGATAAACATGGACCCACataattattaacatttaatgtCTGAAAGAGTAAGAAgatatttattgtttatctaAATGCTCCAGGGTTTGTTTTATATGTGGACAGGAGTGGGAGCTGGCTCTTGTCACTGAAGTCCTGTTATCGCTCACTAACACAGAACAGGAACCTAAACATCAGTGGCCAAACAGTGTCTGATCTCTCCATTTGTAGTCATATAGTTCTGGTCCAGAGGAGCCGAGAAGTTAGGTTCTGTCTTACTGCTGTCATCAAGCTCACTTTCAGGCGCAGCTTTTTCAGAGAAAATGGCGGTCAAACAGTCACAGTTAGCAActtgctggtgaacatagtggagccattaaagagccagatatttccctcaggagctgaggaagaccaaaaacagagctaaaagaagagtgaacaTTGAACTGCCACAGtggtagatatactgtacatcaaaggTGAAAGTGTGTGATGTAGcagacaatttatttttaactaaTTTGTTAAAACTGTTAATACTCAGTGTCAGTCTGACGGTCACTGGGAAGTCTTGTTTTTAGGTTGCATTAGTGATTCAGTTCACGTGAGTGGACAGATGTTGAAGGGGGACACAAGGCGAGCTGAGCTGCAGTCATGCTCAGACATGAGAAAGAAACACTTTAGTCatcatgtgattaaaaaaaaaaaaaaaaacgggaTTTGTCACAGATGACTTGGCAGCTGAGACAGTCGAGCCTGTGAGTGTGTTCCCTCGTCTCATGATCTGAGCTGAAGGTCAACAAACACACCTCAccgtctttgtctttttcttctaaTCAGTGTGTCCGATGGGTGGAGGGGCCACCAGGCTGTACAGCGCCCTGACTCAGACCCACAGAGGCagctctcctctccccctccctccgtCCCATCTGGACCCCCACCAGCCTGCGGACACAAACCTGGATCCGGATTCCTGCCAGGTGACTCCTTCACTTCTGCTCACAGTACAGTTCTAGTATGTATAGTAATCTGCCTCCCTGAGctgaaataaatgttaaatgtcatgTCTGccttgcagcagcacaaggggTCCGATCCAGTGGAGCTGCTTCGACAGTGCGAGGAGGCCCTCAGGGACCGACCACCTCGCTTCCACAGGAAGTTCACTCACTTCAATGATGGAGACGGCGCCCCCAGCAGCCCCATCAGGATGATGCAGTGGAACATACTGGCCCAAGGTAGATTGCTTTTAGCCCACCAACAGTCTAATATCACATCACACTGGATTGTAGGCTCTGATATAtctaatgacacattttaactTGAAAAACAGTTCAGATTTTTGATGTGGCAGATCCAGGGAGATATAATGATATAAGTGGCTTTCTAATTGTGTGCCAATCCTTATTCCTGGTACTTTAACACAGTAAAGTTGGAGATATCAGGTGTCATCCTTTCCTCCATTTGCTTCCATTCATTTTTGTGccagttaaagctgcactaatgaatgtttttatattaacaactgGATCAAATGGCTAtgcataatgtgaaaggggtcgctcatagcCATGAACCCACAaataattatcacctgactgcaGTTCCCCTTCAGCTCTTCGGAGCGTTTTAGcatatttcagctcattgttttggttttacggcaactatactgttttgattcactctgcTGCGCTCATCACCCCGCTAAACCGATTGTCAACTACTTGTCCAGcaccagacagcagacagacaaagttaatgactagctggtgaacatagtgaagcatttagcagctaaatgtcACCACACTTTCATCTCCATACTCGAGATGAAAAACTCgactccaaaaaaaaaaatctctgataaatacctgcccagcaccaaacagcagacaaagttagcaattaGTTAAGCTAGCCGGTGGAGGAAATTGAACAACTTGCAAGATAAAAACTCAGATATTTCCcccaggagttggtagagagcAACACTTTGCTAAAAGCAGAATGAATtcaattgtattttatttatatagcgccaaatcataacagaaattatctcagggcacttgtcatatagagcaggtctagaccatactctttataatattatttacaaagacccaacaattcccaccatgagaaaacacttggcgacagtggcaaggaaaaactcccttttaacaggcagaaacctcgagcagaaccggGCTCTgagtgggcggccatctgcctcgaCCATATTGGACTTATTATTTTCCAGGTGGCAAGAAGAactactccaaatgaatgctaatgttgcttggTTGTCAACTTTTCAAAGTGATAATACATCACTTCTTctactgcccccaagtggccataCAAATCTATtaatactgctttaaaaaaacatcaaatttatTATCCTGACATCAACAGGAAGTTAAGCAGAACTCTTCACTGAGAAgtaatacttaaaaaaatacatcactTTACAACCTTAACTGTCAAgctaagttttttttttatgttaaaaatgcaGGCCTAATTATGTAAAACTGTGGGAAATGTAATAAAGGTGTAGACAGTAGGACATGGTAAGGGTGTTCTTTTGTAAGCAAAGAACATTTCCAAGTTGTAGCAAAGAGATATCCTGATTGAACACTTGCTAACAAACTATGGAGCGTAGCTACTCGAGGTTAAGGCTATACTGAAGTCAGATGTCCCTCTTTCTCCTGTCCTTCAGCTCTGGGCGAAGGACTTGACAGTTTTGTCCAGTGTCCCCCGGAGGCCCTCAGCTGGTCCCGCAGGAAGTACCTCATCTTAGAGGAGATCCTCACCTACCGACCACATATCCTGTGTCTGCAGGAAGTCGACCATTACTATGACACCTTCCAGCCAGTTCTGGCAGGCCTGGGTTACAGCAGCAACTTTTGCCCTAAACCCTGGTCGCCATGCCTGGATGTGGAGGGCAACAACGGCCCCGACGGCTGCGCGCTGTTCTTCGATCAGTCGCGATACGAGTTCCTGGATAGCATGAGCATACGGCTGTCTGCCATGAGGATTCCAACCAATCAGGTGGGTAGAATCTGCTTAAAGCCACACTTGGACACATAGAAACCTCCTCATAAGCACCTTTAACACGCCGCCCTCTTGCCACAGGTTGCTGTGGTGACGATGCTACGTTGTCGGCGCACGGGAAGATGCGTGTGTGTGGCCGTGACCCACCTGAAGGCTCGTTCTGGCTGGGAGTGGCTCCGCAGCGCCCAGGGCTCCGACCTCCTGCGACACCTCCAGAATCTGGTCCAGAAACACGCCGGCGGGCCCACGGGTGCCCCTAGCTCTGACATTCCACTGGTCATATGTGGCGATTTCAACGCAGTCCCAACTGAGGAGGTCTACCGGCGTTTCAGTGGGTCGCCTCTCGGTTTGGACTCGGCCTATAAGAAACTCAGTCAAGACGGTTTGACTGAGCCGGAGTACACGACATGGAAGATTCGGCCTACAGGGGAATGCTGTACCACTCTGGACTACATTTGGTACAGTCAGGACACACTGAGAGTGGACGCAGTTTTGGACATGCCCACGGAGGAACAGATTGGGCCAAACAGGCTTCCGTCCTTTAGCTATCCATCTGACCACCTTTCTCTGGTTTGTGACTTTAGCTTTAAGGAGGAGTGAGAAGGAAACGCTGAACAAGCACACAGGAAGGGGCGACGCTGTGAAGAGAGAGTCGAGGTTGGCTTCACTCGACAAGAAGGCGTGCAGGTGAGGCGCCACATGCGAGTGAACCGGACAGGATGAAGACAGGAGGCCGAGGAACCAGAGtgggaagttagttattgtgaCTGGACTGAAAAGTCAGATAACTTAATGACGCTGAAGTTGCAGTGATACGTGCTGCAACAACATAGTCTACCTCCCCAAAGCCTAACACTGTGCGAGTGTGTTTTCTGCACCAGGTTACTGTCCTGTACCTTCATCTGtactcaaacacaaacaagcacagtGAAACTCAAGAATGGGATTGgaaacttgtttgtttttattagttaAAAATAATCTTAGAATCAATTAGTTTCATTGAAACTGCAGTAAATGTGCTTCCCACTGCCAGTGTACTACAGAGTGACAGAATAAAGTGTTTTTGCTGCACCTATGTGAGGTTTATATTTGATGACTGTTGCTTTTAGAGTTATGTAGATTTACTCTCTCTGACTGTGCTCTTGCTGGTTTGCGACTTAAAAAGGATCGGCTCATCCAAATTAGCAAATTATCTAGAGCTATCTAGAGatgcagattgttttggttttatctatccagattttgagatttctgtctgtgtctaccCCAATCTAATGGAGGTGAATATctcttttgtttgtggtgctctgtggtgtaaacaatgtcctggttactctgaataatccagacctcactgtgaacaaTTTTAATTGGAACTACATTCTACAGAGGAAATAGTCCCTATAAACACTGCTGAGAGTATTCTGTTTATCCAACTGTTTCTGAAGACACCTTGCTGTTGAATTTTCCAAATGCAATTTTTGAATGCTTTGAGCaacaaactaaattccattcCCCTCCATTTTATTGGGGACAGCTATTTCACAACCTGggcaaaaccaaaactatctgtaGCATGGCGACACACCAGGAAATGTAATCTGGGTGAATtgaccttttttaaatttacatagTCTGGATAAAAGGGTCCTTTCAGGTACAGCTGATTATGGCACTGGCAGCTCAAATATTCAGTTTCAGTGCTAAATGTAATCAATAGCTGTCTGAACATTAGTAATACAATAACCAACTGgtatgacaaacatgcaacCACAGacagtgtgtaaatgtgcaacaatctttttttgtcatgtaaCCAAATCACGTTGTAACAGGTCTAATTAACTGGACGTACTGTACCAAACAGACAGCTCCAAGATTGGCAGAACTTTTGCTATTAGGAGGAAATTAAGTCTACCCTATGGCCAGGCACTACAGTCCCTATACAGCATCAGAGCACACACTCCCACATAGGTTCATGGTCCCGTTTTAATTTACTATCTGTTGAGACATTATCCGGTCTGTGCTCAACGTACAGTATGAGATACAGAAACGCtaagtttttaaatgtctcaaaCTAGATTGGCAAAtgctttgaaaacatttcataaagacattttttgagGACTGTGCATTTGCActatttaaaactatttttttcatcatttgagTTCATCAGCATCTTTTCAGCTACAGCACGACTGACTATTACCCTGATTTATCTTTGTCTATCTTTGTGTATGAAACAATAAATTCTGTAAACTCAGCTGGATGGGAGAACGTGGAAAGTAACCACAGAAACAGTCTGCACTCACTGTGCTTCTGATacactggaaaaataaatgttattgcTACTTAAAAACAAGGTTACTGCCAATCAGATTTGGTTTTATAAGTAGGCTAACCTCCAAGcttcaatataaaaacataaatatatacataaaaccATGATGAAAACTGCCAGGTTTCAAATATCTTTTTATAGTTCAGTAAAATCTAATACACTTTGAAACAAGAGTACAGCAAAATAGAATATACTTCAAATGTTGAATATACAAAcagttcagtctgaacacaaacatctttctctccattttccctctttttagataaaaaataatgaaatgtaggGGCAGGGCCAAAgtggcagtaaaaaaaaaaaaaaaaaaaaatctatgctGGCAAATTGACCCTCTGTTTTAAGCGAGAAGTAAAGTGACCTGGCATCCACAGTGGTATGTTTCTCGCAGACATTTTGCATAAACTTGTGATTTTCAATGCCTCtcttttaataattaaaataaatgtctttaattcattcttgacctctGAGTTTACATACATTCTTATCTGGATTCTTTTTTCAAGACATGGCAGCATGCATCAGCTCAGAGTCGCATTTCCATGCAGACTGTAGGGTTCTGAAAAGAGCAAACatctgtcaaaaaaagaaagaagagaaaaagccAAAATCCTTTTGTCAATTAAGTCTGAAATTCAAGCCTAGAGATTTTCCTAGACGCTGGAGGTTACACTGCAAGCCATCGGGCCACTGATCTACAACATGTTACCGTTTCTCCTGTAAGATTCAATCTATAtgagtgtttttattattattagttcctctgtctccatcaggaaacagagaaactaataataataataataataataatagttccCTTAGCTTCAATAATACTGTGCTTGGTACAAGgtatcaaaacacaaactaaatttCAGCTTACTGTTCAGACAATACATGAAAAAgaaagtcaaaattaaaatctAAAGCTGTTCTGTTAACTTTAGCTCCGTAAACTGTATAGtagattgtttttttaatatataaaaaaacattttctgtctgatATCGTTGTTAGAGCTTCTCGCAGCTCCATTTTTTTACGACTCAAGTAGCACCACCGACACTTGATCTGCACAGTgatataagtaaaaaaaaaaaaaagttttttaatttGCTGGTTTTTACATCTGTAGAGGCAAAAATTATACACAAATGGTCTCTACAAAAGCTTCATTACACCCCCCGCTGTGTCTTTTATTTGATAGTACACATTTTGGTTAGTTGTAATTATTTGCCTTGTTTTGTAGTGTTTCAGCTTCtgctttgtatttttaaaaggttCTTTCCTTTTCCCCCAATTTGAGTCAGTGATAGCGATATATTTAGAAGGCATAAATTGTAGTGATCAAGGTTGGTCCCTTTACCTTTCCCAACAAGTTCCTTTAAAGTCTGTGTGTATTCCTTGGTTGCGGAGTACAGTTTGAACTCTGTACACGACACTCAGAGGTTTCAGTGTGGTTCTGAGGGAGACCGGCTTTGTTCAGTAAAGTTCTTGGCAGCAACAAGGAAAATGTGTAGACAGGTTCAGGACTAAAAACAGGCCTTCGGGAGTCTTTAAAGTCTCACAGGCTGCTGCTGGTTATTACAAGAGTAAAAATGACGTCAGACATGTACAACCTAACCCTGTCTGGCAGAGAAGGAAATGATGGACATTTCAACACTCGGGCTCTTCTGACTTTATCGTCACGTCCGGCGTTTCCAGTTTGATAACCACCTCAGCGTCCACGACCTCTGATTGGACGTTCTGGACAGTTTTGGGGTTCACCTGGTTCTGCTGGACCGCCACCGGCACTTGCACAGCTTGGACCTGGACTCCTGCGGCCTTCAGCTTCTCCAAAGCGACTCCACCGGTTGCTGGTGCTCCTATCACCAGCTCTGAACCATTAATGATGCCGCTTATGATCCGAGGCTGTGCCGTCACcgtctgattggctgttgaTACCGTGACCACCCCTGCCCCGCTGCCCGGCTGTGACACCACCAGAGTCTGTTGTTGCATCTGCGTCGGCACGGTGAGTCGCATCACTTGCGTTCCCGGGGCGACGTTGACAGGGGCCAGGGCCCGGACCGTCAGGGGGCTCCCGAGGAGGCTGATGCTTGCTGGGGAGGCCCCGACGCCGGGCTTGTTCGTGCCTGTGGAGGCCTGGAGCTGACACTGAGCTAACTGGTGGGCTGGGATTGTGATGATCTTGGCCAGCTGGACAGTGATCTTGTCTCCGTtctc
Encoded proteins:
- the LOC122873910 gene encoding nocturnin-like isoform X1 — translated: METMVCPMGGGATRLYSALTQTHRGSSPLPLPPSHLDPHQPADTNLDPDSCQHKGSDPVELLRQCEEALRDRPPRFHRKFTHFNDGDGAPSSPIRMMQWNILAQALGEGLDSFVQCPPEALSWSRRKYLILEEILTYRPHILCLQEVDHYYDTFQPVLAGLGYSSNFCPKPWSPCLDVEGNNGPDGCALFFDQSRYEFLDSMSIRLSAMRIPTNQVAVVTMLRCRRTGRCVCVAVTHLKARSGWEWLRSAQGSDLLRHLQNLVQKHAGGPTGAPSSDIPLVICGDFNAVPTEEVYRRFSGSPLGLDSAYKKLSQDGLTEPEYTTWKIRPTGECCTTLDYIWYSQDTLRVDAVLDMPTEEQIGPNRLPSFSYPSDHLSLVCDFSFKEE
- the LOC122873910 gene encoding nocturnin-like isoform X2; this translates as METMVCPMGGGATRLYSALTQTHRGSSPLPLPPSHLDPHQPADTNLDPDSCQQHKGSDPVELLRQCEEALRDRPPRFHRKFTHFNDGDGAPSSPIRMMQWNILAQALGEGLDSFVQCPPEALSWSRRKYLILEEILTYRPHILCLQEVDHYYDTFQPVLAGLGYSSNFCPKPWSPCLDVEGNNGPDGCALFFDQSRYEFLDSMSIRLSAMRIPTNQVAVVTMLRCRRTGRCVCVAVTHLKARSGWEWLRSAQGSDLLRHLQNLVQKHAGGPTGAPSSDIPLVICGDFNAVPTEEVYRRFSGSPLGLDSAYKKLSQDGLTEPEYTTWKIRPTGECCTTLDYIWYSQDTLRVDAVLDMPTEEQIGPNRLPSFSYPSDHLSLVCDFSFKEE